In Candidatus Epulonipiscium viviparus, one DNA window encodes the following:
- a CDS encoding flagellin yields MRINTNLMAINSQRNLGINQGEQGSVMEKLSSGLRINRAGDDAAGLAISEKMRNQIKGLQQSSRNAEDGISLIQTAEGALAETHEMLKRMREMAIQSMNDTYTDEDREKLNLETQQLITEIDELAVKAEFNEQKLLTGDPTGTGLKSVADKNKSLADALRVYYSAVGTYESVLGMAYSVEAQLPLQIALQSVIDLEQKISALEVKASGESPAESQKVLTDVSNLRISLAALNASIAAIEATAAEYKEMAASYDIKAISIEAGLVTSVAKSLQATMNEKVGPNEFTFQVGANNGQTITLAIKAMDAIALGLSATKIDSPESSGIALTTIDAAVEIVSRQRAELGAVQNRLEHTVKNLNNTAENLQSAESQIRDADMAAEMVDFTRINILSQASQAMLAQANQIPSQILQLLS; encoded by the coding sequence ATGAGAATAAATACTAACTTAATGGCTATCAATTCACAAAGAAATCTCGGAATCAATCAAGGCGAACAAGGCAGTGTTATGGAAAAACTTTCTTCTGGTCTTAGAATTAACAGAGCTGGCGACGATGCTGCAGGTCTCGCTATTTCCGAAAAAATGAGAAATCAAATTAAGGGTCTACAACAATCTAGCCGAAATGCAGAAGATGGAATCTCTTTAATACAGACTGCAGAAGGGGCATTAGCTGAAACTCACGAAATGTTGAAACGTATGAGAGAAATGGCTATCCAATCTATGAATGACACCTACACGGACGAAGACCGCGAAAAGCTCAATCTCGAAACACAACAACTTATCACAGAAATCGATGAACTTGCTGTAAAGGCCGAATTTAATGAGCAAAAACTATTAACTGGAGATCCAACCGGCACAGGCTTAAAATCAGTTGCAGACAAAAATAAAAGTCTAGCAGATGCATTACGTGTTTATTATTCAGCCGTTGGCACATACGAAAGCGTACTTGGAATGGCTTATTCTGTAGAAGCACAACTTCCACTGCAAATAGCACTGCAATCAGTAATCGATCTCGAGCAAAAAATTTCTGCTCTAGAAGTAAAAGCATCTGGTGAATCACCTGCAGAAAGTCAAAAGGTCTTAACCGACGTCAGTAATCTACGAATCAGCTTAGCTGCACTCAATGCTTCTATTGCTGCTATCGAAGCTACAGCTGCTGAATACAAAGAAATGGCCGCTTCATATGATATAAAAGCTATCTCTATAGAAGCTGGGCTAGTTACATCTGTTGCAAAGTCACTTCAAGCAACTATGAACGAAAAAGTTGGTCCTAATGAATTTACTTTCCAAGTCGGTGCAAACAATGGTCAAACGATTACCTTAGCCATCAAAGCTATGGATGCAATTGCCCTTGGATTGTCTGCAACCAAAATTGACTCTCCAGAAAGTTCTGGAATTGCCCTTACAACCATAGATGCTGCTGTAGAGATTGTATCTCGACAAAGAGCAGAGCTTGGTGCTGTTCAAAACAGACTTGAGCATACAGTTAAAAATTTAAATAATACTGCCGAAAACTTACAATCTGCAGAATCTCAAATACGTGATGCTGATATGGCCGCTGAGATGGTTGACTTCACTAGAATTAACATTCTTTCACAGGCTTCTCAAGCAATGCTTGCACAAGCAAATCAAATTCCTTCACAAATCTTACAATTATTAAGCTAA
- a CDS encoding flagellin, whose translation MRINTNLMAINAQRNLGINQGDQGGIMEKLSSGLRINRAGDDAAGLAISEKMRNQIKGLQQSSENSQDGISLIQVAEGALSETHDMLKRMREMSIQSMNDTYTSEDRKKLDIELKQLITEIDGLADKTEFNEQSLLLGDPSGKGRDSVAIRRQSLTIIVGSYYGKMGAYQSLMGAAYSIEAGSSMLTAQTRLIKLEQDISALEIKAAGESDKAKAQAVLVSVSQKQISLETTKASIAALEASSAGKKASAAVKLQSAIDWEATSVVRAANALQATMNQAVGPNEFTFQVGANNDQIISLNIKAMNAIALGLTTTKIDTPESAHIALNSIDAAVEIVSRQRAELGAVQNRLEHTVKNLDNTAENLQSAESQIRDADMAEEMVNLTRVNILTQASQSMLAQANQSPQQVLQLLG comes from the coding sequence ATGAGAATTAATACTAACCTAATGGCAATTAACGCACAAAGAAATCTTGGAATCAATCAAGGTGATCAAGGTGGAATTATGGAAAAACTTTCATCTGGCCTTAGAATTAATAGAGCCGGAGATGACGCTGCGGGTCTTGCAATTTCAGAAAAAATGAGAAACCAAATCAAAGGTCTACAACAATCAAGCGAAAACTCTCAAGATGGTATTTCATTAATTCAAGTTGCAGAAGGTGCGCTTAGCGAAACTCATGACATGCTTAAAAGAATGAGAGAAATGTCTATCCAATCTATGAACGATACATACACTAGCGAAGATAGAAAAAAATTAGATATCGAGTTAAAGCAACTTATTACCGAAATCGATGGTTTAGCCGACAAAACTGAGTTTAATGAGCAAAGTTTATTACTTGGTGACCCTTCTGGAAAAGGTAGAGATTCTGTTGCTATACGACGTCAATCATTAACTATAATCGTTGGCAGTTACTATGGAAAAATGGGTGCATATCAATCTTTAATGGGAGCAGCTTATTCTATAGAAGCTGGTAGTAGTATGCTTACAGCACAAACTAGACTTATTAAATTAGAGCAAGACATTTCAGCACTTGAAATCAAAGCTGCTGGTGAAAGTGACAAAGCTAAAGCTCAAGCTGTCCTAGTAAGTGTATCTCAAAAACAGATTTCATTAGAAACCACTAAAGCTAGTATCGCTGCACTTGAAGCTTCTTCTGCAGGCAAAAAAGCTTCTGCAGCTGTTAAATTGCAATCTGCTATTGATTGGGAAGCAACTTCTGTTGTAAGAGCTGCTAATGCTCTTCAAGCTACTATGAATCAAGCAGTTGGTCCTAATGAATTCACTTTCCAAGTTGGTGCTAACAACGATCAAATCATTTCGCTTAATATCAAAGCTATGAATGCTATCGCTCTTGGTTTAACTACCACTAAAATCGATACCCCTGAAAGTGCACACATTGCCCTTAATTCTATTGATGCTGCTGTTGAGATTGTGTCTCGCCAAAGAGCAGAGCTCGGAGCTGTTCAAAACAGACTTGAGCACACTGTTAAAAACTTAGATAATACTGCTGAGAACCTACAATCTGCAGAATCTCAAATTCGCGATGCGGATATGGCAGAGGAAATGGTTAATCTTACTAGAGTAAATATTCTTACTCAAGCTTCTCAGTCTATGCTTGCTCAGGCAAACCAATCCCCCCAACAAGTACTTCAATTATTAGGTTAA
- a CDS encoding flagellin gives MEINTNLMAINSQRSMGVKQEEKSELAEKLSSGLRINRAGDDAAGLAISEKMRNQIKGFQQASRNAEDGISLIQTTEGALSEIYEMLTRVREMSIQSINDTYTNEDRKKLDIEAQQLILSIDDLANKAEFNEQKILTGDPTGKGLASVAAQKQNLAAALKTYYAHIGAHDSLLGMSYSVTTALPLQTALQSAIDLEYKIEALEIQAQGENSDIKQDVLTKISHFRVSFEQLYSSISQYEAQANSLRSAAISFATMAVSVEADMVAFVSKTLQATMNEKVGPNEFTFQVGPNNDQEIHLNIKAMNSTALGLDATKLDTPESAKLALTSVDAAVEIISRQKALLGAVQNRLEHTVKSVNISAENLQAAESQIRDADMAQEMMNLTKTNIISQASQSILVQANQVPQQVLQLLQ, from the coding sequence ATGGAAATTAACACTAATCTTATGGCTATTAATTCACAACGCAGTATGGGGGTTAAGCAAGAAGAAAAAAGCGAGCTTGCCGAAAAATTATCTTCTGGACTTAGAATTAACAGAGCTGGAGATGATGCTGCAGGTCTTGCTATATCTGAAAAAATGAGAAATCAAATTAAGGGTTTTCAACAAGCCAGTAGAAATGCAGAAGACGGCATCTCCCTCATTCAAACTACAGAAGGTGCATTATCAGAAATCTATGAAATGCTAACACGTGTCAGAGAAATGTCAATCCAATCTATAAATGACACCTATACAAACGAAGATCGTAAAAAGTTAGATATCGAAGCGCAACAACTTATTTTATCAATAGATGATCTTGCTAATAAAGCTGAGTTTAACGAACAAAAAATTTTAACAGGAGACCCCACAGGAAAAGGCTTAGCATCTGTTGCAGCGCAAAAACAAAATTTAGCTGCGGCATTAAAGACGTACTATGCACACATCGGTGCTCACGACAGCTTGCTTGGAATGAGTTATTCTGTTACAACAGCACTTCCACTACAAACCGCTCTTCAATCAGCAATTGATCTTGAATATAAAATAGAAGCACTAGAAATCCAGGCCCAAGGTGAGAACTCTGATATAAAACAAGATGTATTAACAAAAATCAGCCATTTTAGAGTCAGCTTTGAACAGCTCTATTCTTCAATCTCTCAATACGAAGCACAAGCAAACAGCTTACGATCTGCAGCCATCTCTTTTGCTACAATGGCAGTTTCAGTAGAAGCTGATATGGTCGCTTTTGTATCAAAAACTCTTCAAGCCACCATGAACGAAAAAGTTGGTCCTAATGAATTTACTTTCCAAGTTGGCCCAAACAACGATCAAGAAATTCATCTAAATATTAAAGCTATGAACTCCACCGCTCTTGGCTTAGATGCCACAAAGCTCGACACACCAGAGAGTGCCAAACTTGCTCTTACTTCTGTTGATGCAGCAGTAGAAATTATCTCTCGCCAAAAAGCCTTACTTGGTGCAGTGCAAAACAGACTTGAACATACTGTCAAGAGTGTCAATATCAGTGCAGAAAATCTACAAGCTGCCGAATCTCAAATACGCGATGCCGATATGGCACAAGAAATGATGAACTTAACCAAAACCAATATCATTTCACAGGCCTCTCAATCAATCCTTGTACAAGCAAATCAAGTTCCTCAACAAGTACTTCAACTTTTACAGTAA
- a CDS encoding flagellin: MRINTNLMAINSQRNLDVNQNELGGVMEKLSSGLRINRAGDDAAGLAISEKMRNQIKGLYQAGRNAQDGISLIQTAEGALAENHEMLKRMREMAIQAMNDTYTNEDRKKLNLEAQQLITEVDELAVKAEFNEQKLLTGDPTGKGLASVANKRELLASALANYYIKVGSYESKLGSAYAIEASTKMEQVAQSVLDLEEKISALEVKASGEKPAAAQLVLKDVSHLRIILAQRNASIAAMESSATTLKESAAILQASAFYIEATSVTDAAKQLQATMNEQVGPNEFTLQVGANNGQTINLSIKAMNATALGLSATKIDSPESSGIALSSIDAAVEIVSRQRAELGAVQNRLEHTVKNLNNTAENLQSAESQIRDTDMAAEMVFFTRTNILSQASQAMLAQANQIPEQVLQLLN; this comes from the coding sequence ATGAGAATTAATACTAACTTAATGGCTATCAATTCGCAGAGAAATCTTGATGTTAATCAAAACGAACTTGGCGGTGTAATGGAAAAACTCTCTTCTGGTCTTCGAATTAACCGAGCCGGAGATGACGCTGCGGGTCTTGCTATATCTGAAAAAATGAGAAATCAAATTAAGGGATTATACCAAGCAGGCAGAAACGCGCAAGACGGTATTTCCTTGATCCAAACTGCTGAAGGAGCACTTGCTGAAAATCATGAAATGCTTAAGCGTATGAGAGAAATGGCTATCCAAGCAATGAATGATACCTATACAAATGAAGACCGAAAAAAATTAAACTTGGAAGCACAACAACTTATAACAGAAGTAGACGAACTTGCTGTTAAAGCAGAATTTAATGAGCAAAAACTATTAACTGGAGATCCTACTGGAAAAGGATTAGCTTCTGTTGCAAATAAACGAGAACTCTTAGCTTCTGCATTAGCAAATTACTACATCAAAGTCGGCTCATATGAATCTAAATTAGGTTCTGCATATGCTATAGAAGCATCCACTAAAATGGAACAAGTCGCTCAATCTGTCCTCGACCTAGAGGAAAAAATTTCAGCCCTTGAAGTTAAAGCCTCTGGTGAAAAACCAGCAGCAGCACAACTAGTATTAAAAGATGTAAGTCATTTGCGAATTATTTTAGCTCAAAGAAATGCCTCCATTGCTGCCATGGAATCCTCTGCTACAACATTGAAAGAATCAGCTGCGATATTGCAAGCTTCTGCTTTTTATATCGAAGCAACTTCTGTTACTGATGCTGCCAAACAACTTCAAGCAACTATGAACGAGCAAGTTGGTCCTAATGAATTTACTCTCCAAGTTGGTGCAAATAATGGACAAACAATCAACCTAAGTATTAAAGCAATGAATGCAACAGCTCTTGGCCTATCAGCAACCAAAATAGATTCTCCCGAAAGCTCTGGCATTGCCCTTAGTTCGATCGATGCTGCTGTTGAAATTGTGTCTCGTCAGCGAGCTGAACTTGGGGCAGTTCAAAATAGACTCGAACATACTGTTAAAAACTTAAATAATACTGCAGAAAATCTACAATCTGCTGAGTCTCAAATTCGTGATACTGACATGGCTGCAGAAATGGTTTTCTTCACCAGAACCAATATTCTTTCACAAGCTTCTCAAGCTATGCTTGCACAGGCAAATCAAATACCAGAACAAGTCCTTCAGTTACTAAACTAG
- a CDS encoding flagellin yields MIINTNLMAINAQRNLGVNQGDQGGIMEKLSSGLRINRAGDDAAGLAISEKMRNQIRGLQQASRNGEDGISLIQTAEGALSETHEMLKRMREMAIQSMNDTYTDEDRQKLNIEAQQLITEIDGLAVKTEFNEQKLLTGDPTGKGLASVAAKRQSLTTALKSFYTKIGSAEAKLGSAYAVEASTKMEQALQSVIDLEQKISALEIKAAGEVPPEGQHVLKSVSDLRISLAQREASIASMEAVAANLKESAATLRASAVTIEAGLVTSCAKKLQATMNEKVGPNEFTFQVGANNGQTITLGIKAMDSTALGLQATKIDSTESAGIALITIDAAVEIVSRQRAELGAVQNRLEHTVKNLDNTAENLQAAESQIRDADMAAEMVNLTRTNILSQASQSMLAQANQFPQQVLQLLQ; encoded by the coding sequence ATGATTATTAATACTAATTTAATGGCAATTAATGCACAAAGAAATTTGGGGGTTAATCAAGGCGATCAAGGTGGAATTATGGAGAAACTATCTTCTGGTCTTAGAATTAATAGAGCTGGCGATGATGCAGCAGGCCTTGCAATTTCAGAAAAAATGAGAAATCAGATTAGAGGTTTACAACAAGCTAGTAGAAATGGTGAAGATGGTATATCTTTGATCCAAACTGCAGAGGGTGCTCTTTCTGAAACTCACGAAATGCTTAAAAGAATGAGAGAAATGGCTATTCAATCTATGAACGATACATATACAGACGAAGACCGTCAAAAACTTAATATCGAAGCACAACAACTTATCACTGAAATCGATGGTCTTGCTGTAAAAACTGAATTTAACGAACAAAAATTATTAACTGGAGACCCTACTGGAAAAGGATTAGCATCTGTTGCAGCTAAACGTCAGAGCTTAACTACTGCACTCAAAAGCTTCTACACCAAAATCGGTTCTGCTGAAGCTAAATTGGGTTCTGCATATGCTGTCGAAGCATCAACCAAAATGGAACAAGCTCTTCAGTCTGTAATTGATCTTGAGCAAAAAATTTCTGCACTTGAAATTAAAGCTGCTGGTGAAGTTCCACCTGAAGGACAACATGTTCTGAAAAGTGTTAGTGATCTAAGAATCAGCTTAGCCCAAAGAGAAGCATCTATCGCTTCCATGGAAGCTGTTGCTGCAAATCTTAAAGAATCAGCTGCAACACTTAGAGCTTCTGCAGTTACTATTGAAGCAGGTCTAGTTACCAGCTGTGCTAAAAAGCTTCAAGCTACTATGAATGAAAAAGTAGGACCTAATGAATTTACTTTCCAAGTTGGTGCAAATAACGGCCAAACTATTACATTAGGTATTAAAGCTATGGATTCAACTGCTCTTGGTTTACAAGCTACTAAAATTGACTCTACTGAGAGTGCTGGTATTGCACTTATTACAATTGACGCTGCTGTAGAAATCGTATCTCGTCAAAGAGCAGAGCTTGGTGCTGTTCAAAACAGACTTGAGCACACTGTTAAAAACTTAGATAACACTGCTGAAAACTTACAAGCAGCTGAATCTCAAATAAGAGATGCTGATATGGCAGCTGAGATGGTTAACTTGACTAGAACAAATATTCTTTCTCAAGCTTCTCAGTCTATGCTTGCTCAAGCAAATCAATTTCCACAACAAGTTCTTCAACTTTTACAATAA
- the gshAB gene encoding bifunctional glutamate--cysteine ligase GshA/glutathione synthetase GshB: MINVIKSLNKEDFLTQHIGIEREGLRCDIDGNLATTKHPAIFSDKLANPYITTDFSESQLELITPTRKTAIEVYDFLENLYNIAVLEIGDEYIWPQSMPCTLPDNIPIATFCNNAAGVEAYCYRQFLLKKYGAKQQVISGIHYNFSFSENILKTLYQSSKKNTSYQSFKNSCYLKVARNYLRYRWFIIYLLGSSSIIHKSYEVDCLEKLKNEYEDSYSHKGALSYRNSECGYTNKYDLYPDYSSVDSYINSINKFIEHDKIGSHKELYTHVRLKANNPTNLLQSLAEDGIKYLEFRSIDINPFDKVGIKKIDLEFLSVFNLFLLLTKETPYEYFQQDSNKNQLTVAKYGFLDPLLLKDGIEIKLSTWANQILSEITIMNNMLNLDKNHAIEFQREKVIDHKKTYAHQIFIKVREHGFIKSHMDLAKAYKQDAYNNRYLFKGYGNLELSTQQLIKESIKRGIQVEVLDPTDNFIRLQQNGHVEYVKQATKTSKDTYISMLMMENKLMTKYVLTENNLNTPKGHELSHKHNIEPILRKYQRKSVVVKPKSTNFGIGISIFTTPPTLNNLITATEIAFKYDNTILIEEFAPGREYRFVVIGNQVVAILNRVPANVIGDGVSSIRKLIELKNQDPLRGRGYTTPLEKIDLDEQSALFLKQHSLTFDSIPSKDEIVYLRENSNISTGGDSIDYTDDIAEYFKEIAVSAAKAAGANICGVDMMIEDITAKNPYYSIIELNFNPAIHIHHYPYKGKGRNVAGFVLDLLGYKVLNCGK, translated from the coding sequence ATTGGAATAGAACGAGAGGGATTGCGATGTGATATAGACGGCAATTTAGCTACTACTAAACATCCTGCTATATTTTCAGACAAACTTGCAAATCCTTATATCACAACGGATTTTTCTGAAAGTCAACTTGAACTTATAACACCTACTCGTAAAACTGCAATAGAAGTTTATGATTTTTTAGAAAATTTATATAATATAGCGGTTCTAGAAATAGGAGACGAATATATTTGGCCTCAATCTATGCCCTGTACACTACCCGACAACATTCCTATTGCAACATTTTGTAATAATGCAGCTGGAGTCGAAGCCTATTGCTATCGCCAATTTTTATTAAAAAAATATGGTGCTAAACAACAGGTAATTTCTGGCATACATTATAATTTTTCATTTAGTGAAAATATCCTTAAAACATTGTATCAATCTTCCAAAAAAAATACGTCATATCAATCTTTTAAAAATAGCTGCTATTTAAAAGTTGCACGAAATTATTTACGATACAGATGGTTTATCATTTATCTACTTGGCAGCAGCAGTATAATACACAAATCTTATGAAGTAGATTGCCTTGAAAAACTTAAAAATGAATATGAAGATAGTTACAGTCACAAAGGTGCTCTCTCTTACAGAAACTCCGAATGCGGCTACACCAATAAATATGACCTGTATCCTGATTACTCTAGTGTTGATTCTTATATAAATAGCATCAACAAATTTATAGAACACGACAAAATTGGTAGCCACAAAGAATTATATACTCACGTACGCCTTAAGGCCAATAACCCAACCAATTTACTGCAATCGCTTGCTGAAGACGGCATCAAATATCTAGAATTTCGAAGTATCGATATTAACCCTTTTGACAAAGTTGGTATCAAAAAAATAGATTTAGAATTTTTGAGTGTCTTTAACCTGTTTCTTTTACTAACAAAAGAAACTCCTTATGAATACTTTCAGCAAGATTCCAATAAAAATCAACTTACTGTTGCCAAATATGGTTTTTTGGATCCACTGCTCTTAAAAGATGGCATAGAAATTAAGCTCTCTACTTGGGCAAATCAAATTTTGTCAGAAATAACTATTATGAATAATATGCTAAATCTTGATAAAAACCATGCAATAGAATTTCAACGCGAAAAAGTTATAGATCACAAAAAAACATATGCTCATCAAATTTTTATCAAAGTACGAGAGCATGGTTTTATTAAATCTCATATGGATTTGGCAAAAGCATATAAACAAGATGCGTATAACAATCGTTATCTATTTAAAGGATACGGCAACTTGGAACTTTCTACGCAGCAACTTATAAAAGAAAGCATTAAACGCGGTATTCAAGTAGAAGTATTAGATCCAACAGATAACTTTATACGCCTGCAACAAAATGGTCATGTAGAATATGTAAAACAAGCAACAAAAACATCTAAAGATACTTATATAAGCATGCTAATGATGGAAAATAAATTGATGACCAAATATGTGTTAACAGAAAATAATCTTAATACACCTAAGGGGCATGAACTCTCTCACAAACATAATATAGAACCAATTTTAAGAAAATATCAACGAAAATCAGTTGTAGTCAAACCCAAATCAACCAATTTTGGCATAGGTATCAGTATATTTACCACTCCACCAACATTAAATAATTTAATAACTGCTACCGAAATTGCATTTAAATATGACAACACAATTTTAATAGAAGAATTTGCACCAGGACGTGAGTATCGTTTTGTTGTAATTGGCAACCAAGTGGTTGCTATCTTAAACCGCGTTCCTGCAAATGTTATCGGAGATGGCGTATCTTCCATACGTAAACTTATAGAGTTGAAAAACCAAGACCCGTTACGAGGCAGAGGCTATACAACTCCACTTGAAAAAATTGATTTAGATGAGCAATCTGCATTATTTTTAAAACAGCATTCACTAACTTTTGACTCTATTCCTAGCAAAGATGAAATAGTTTATTTGCGTGAAAATTCTAATATCAGTACTGGTGGAGATAGCATAGACTATACCGACGATATTGCAGAGTATTTTAAAGAAATTGCAGTATCCGCCGCAAAAGCTGCTGGAGCAAATATATGTGGAGTAGATATGATGATAGAAGATATTACAGCCAAAAACCCATACTACTCCATCATTGAACTCAATTTCAATCCTGCTATTCACATTCATCATTATCCCTATAAAGGAAAAGGTCGAAATGTAGCAGGTTTTGTATTAGATTTATTAGGTTACAAAGTGCTAAATTGTGGCAAATAA
- a CDS encoding flagellin codes for MRINTNLMAINSQRNLTINQGDQGSIMEKLSSGLRINRAGDDAAGLAISEKMRNQIKGLQQSSSNAQDGISLIQTTEGALGETHEMLKRMREMSIQSMNDTYTSEDRKKLDIELKQLITEIDGIADKTEFNEQKLLTGDPTGKGLDLVASARTSLTNAVGTYYTKMADYQKKLAAAYSIEGGSSMADLENRVLDLEQEISALEIKAAGASDETEAQKILASVAGKQVSLEKTKASLAFVESESAALKASASDILKSAVKLEQSTVVEKANKLQATMNQEVGPNEFTFQVGANNDQSIQLNIKAMNVTALGLTATKIDTPESANIALNSIDAAVEIVSRQRAELGAVQNRLEHTVKSLDNTAENLQSAESQIRDADMAAEMVNLTRVNILAQASQSMLAQANQAPQQVLQLLG; via the coding sequence ATGAGAATCAATACTAACCTAATGGCTATTAATTCACAAAGAAATCTCACTATTAATCAAGGCGACCAGGGATCTATCATGGAAAAATTATCTTCTGGTCTTAGAATCAACCGTGCTGGCGACGATGCTGCAGGTCTTGCAATCTCCGAAAAAATGAGAAATCAGATCAAGGGTCTTCAACAATCTAGTAGTAATGCTCAAGATGGTATTTCCTTAATTCAAACTACAGAAGGTGCTCTTGGCGAAACTCACGAAATGCTTAAAAGAATGAGAGAAATGTCTATCCAATCTATGAACGATACCTATACTTCTGAAGATAGAAAAAAATTAGACATCGAACTAAAGCAACTTATCACTGAAATCGATGGTATTGCTGATAAAACTGAATTTAATGAACAAAAACTTTTAACTGGTGATCCTACTGGCAAAGGTCTAGATCTAGTTGCGAGTGCTCGCACATCCTTAACTAACGCTGTTGGTACTTACTATACCAAAATGGCAGACTATCAAAAAAAGCTAGCTGCAGCTTATTCCATAGAAGGCGGCTCTAGTATGGCTGATCTCGAGAACAGAGTTCTTGATCTTGAGCAGGAAATATCCGCTCTCGAAATTAAGGCAGCTGGCGCTAGTGATGAGACTGAAGCTCAAAAAATACTTGCAAGCGTTGCTGGCAAACAAGTTTCTTTAGAAAAAACTAAGGCTTCTCTAGCCTTCGTAGAATCAGAATCCGCTGCATTGAAAGCCTCAGCTAGTGACATACTTAAATCTGCTGTCAAACTCGAACAAAGTACTGTTGTAGAGAAAGCTAATAAACTTCAAGCTACTATGAATCAAGAAGTTGGTCCTAATGAATTTACTTTCCAAGTTGGTGCTAACAATGATCAGTCTATCCAACTTAATATTAAGGCTATGAATGTCACTGCACTCGGTTTAACTGCAACTAAAATTGATACTCCCGAAAGTGCCAATATTGCACTCAACAGCATTGATGCAGCGGTTGAAATTGTATCTCGACAAAGAGCCGAACTCGGTGCTGTGCAAAATAGATTAGAACACACTGTCAAGAGCTTAGACAATACTGCAGAAAATTTACAATCTGCAGAATCTCAAATTCGTGATGCAGATATGGCTGCTGAAATGGTTAATCTTACCAGGGTAAATATCCTGGCTCAGGCCTCTCAATCTATGCTAGCACAAGCAAATCAAGCACCTCAACAAGTTCTTCAATTACTAGGTTAA